The genome window GACCCAGTTTTTCTACATTTCCGGTGGTTGGGTGTTATGATCGAGGCTGCAGCCTCTCACCAGTTTCCTGGTTTATCTCAGCGGTGGAGTGTCGACCTCAGTTGTTGTGTTACGGAGACCTGGCCACCCCTGACCCTGTACCTGACCCTTGAAATCATCCTAACCCTGACCCTTCCTGCACCCTGactcctcccaacccccctcctgtCCCATATCTTGACCCTTCCTCATCCCTGACCCTGTGACCCTGACCCACCGTGAcccctgtccctgacccaccgTGACCAACTGTGACCTTGACCCACTGTGTCCCTGACCCATCGTGACCCCTGCCCCTGACTGCTCACACCCGTAGTTTGCTGCATCGCTCCGGCCTGGACTGGAGCTGATCCCGTCCCGGAGCCCCGCGATTCCCTCACCGTCCCTTCCCCGATTCAGGAGGAGCAGGGGTTCCCCTGCCGGCCATGGGGGATCAGCTGGAGCCCAGCGTTCCTTCGCCGCAACTGGAACCCGACGCCACCTTTACCCCGGGGTCAGTAGAgcacctgacccctgacccagGAGTGGAACAGTGCGTGACCTCTGCCCCTGGCTTGGGCGTGACCCCTATAACCCCTGCTGACCTCTCCCGACTGTATCCCCCTCTCCCACGGGGGGAGTTCTCCCCCTCTGTCCTCCCCCCGTCCTCGGGCCAGAGCCACCGGGATGAATTCTTTGCTCTGCGGGTGAGTGTGGGCTGCGCGGTGGCTGGGAGATGGGTCTGGGATACTGCTGGGCATCTGGGCATCACCTCCTGGGGTCAGCGACGGAAGGACAGGCCTGGTCTCTCCCCCTGATGGCTGTGGtcagagagagggcagagggttCATCTATCCGTCTGTCTCACAGTGAAGGGTCACAGTCTCCGTCTCACCTCTGTCTCTCTGTTGGATGGaaatcatctctctctctctctctctccccctctccctctgtctctctctctctgcctctctctctgtctctgtctctctctctgtctcccatggccactatttctccctctctccccagtggagGGTCAGTTTTATTCTCTCCCGGCAGAGGGTTGcagtctctgtctctccccagtGGGGGGTCACAGTCCCTGTGTCTCCCCAGTGGGGGGTCACAGTCCCTGTCTCtccccagtggggggggggggggggtcacagtccCTGTCTCTCCCCAGTGGGGGGTCACAGTCCCTGTGTCTCCCCAGTGGTCACAGTCCCTGTCTCTCCCCAGTGGACATAAaccatctctctctcactgtgtctCCATAGCCAGGTGTGTTGCAAACAGCGATCAGCGAGACGGAGAGAACACTGGGGGATGAAGACGGCAAAGTGCAGGGAGCCTGGCTCCTCACAGAGTGAGAGACCCCGGATCAGTGGAgcggcggggggagaggggagaggggagagggggggagagagagaggggaatgccCAGCTTCTGCCGGAGTGAGACGTCAGTGGAGAGGGTGCAAGTGAgcagggggtgggagatgaggaggggaggtgtgagggaaaaggggagaggagacCGTTTCCGAGGGACAGGCAGGGTGTGGGAGAGGATAGGGAGGTGCGGATAGAGGGACAGAAAGgggaactggggagagagaggggaacgggggagagagaggggaacatgGGAGGGAGGTgaacaggggggagagaggggaactgggaagagagaggggaactgggggagagaggggaatgggggacaGAAAGGGGAACatggcagagagaggggaacatgggagagagaggggaacgggAGAGGGGAACTGGGGGAAGAGAGGCAATCCTACAGCTTGACTGACCCCTGACCCACAGGCGCAGATGTTGGTCAGGGGTGAggctgtgggtgagggagggtgggggtgaggctgTGGGTGAGACAAGGGGgtatgggtgggggtgtgggagagggagggtgaggctatgggtgagggagggtggggctaTGGGTGAGACAGGGGGGTGGGCGAGGGAGGGTTGGGCTGTGGGTGAGGTAGGGTGGGGCTATGGGTGAGGTAGGGTGAggctgtgggtgagggagggtgggggtgtgggtgagggagggtgggggtgtgggtgagggagggtgggggaatggatgggggagggtgagtgtgtctggagggtgggggtgtgggtgaggaagggggggtgtgggtgagggagggtgagtctGTAACGGGAGGGTGGGGACAGACGCTCCCTTTGGGAAGCCCCGTTGCCAGGGAGCAGGAGTGAGTGAGTGCATCTCCCCATCTCCTGCCCCACTCAGGGTGGACCACTGGAACCGGGAGAGCGAGAAACTGGTGCTGCTGACCCCACGAGTCCTGCTGGTGTCTCATTACGACTTTGTGGGCCTGTCCTGTCACCTGCTGCTGCGAATCCCCCTGCACTACATCGACAGCATCACTGTCGGCCCCTTccacttcccctcaacctccctcagcAGGTGAGTCAACACTGGGCGGCCATGGTGGagcagcactagagttgctgcctccctctccctctccccctccacccccctccctctccctctccctctcccctccctatgggtgctgtctgtatggagtttgtatgttcttctcgtcacctgcgtgagttttctcctggatctctggtttcctcccacactccaaaagacgtacaggtttataggctaattagcttggtacatgtgtaaaaattgtcccttgtgtgtgtaggatagtggttatGTGAGGGaagtgctggtcggcgcggactcaatgggccgaagggcctctttctgcactgaatctctaaacaaaacgaaacactgggctcccctcaccgccccctcccccaccctgggggaacctcaccccccctccccctccctgggggaacctcaccccctctcccccaccctgagggaacctcaccccccccaccctgggggaacctcaccacctcccctcccccaccttggggaaacctcacccccccccccaccctgggggaacttcaccccccctccccctccctgggggaacctcaccccccctcccccaccctgggggaacCCTCACCCAGTGCCGACACCGCACTCTtggactcccctcacccccccaccccctcccccaccctgggggaacCCTCACCCAGTGCCGACAccaccctccattccccacccccccactcctggacccccctcacccagtccctccaccccctcatatcccacccccccacatctcacgcagtccctgcatatccacccgtgcaccaaacccctcccctccactctccactccGAGACAACTTACCCAGTCCCTACAGCCCCCCATATCCCGCCACCACCCCCACAACCAACTctccactcctagatccctctcacccagtcctacccacccctccattccccactctccactccctctcacccagtcTCTACAACCCCCCCCATatctcacccccccactcctaGACCATCCTCACCCAGCACCAAACCACCCCATATCCCCCACTACACCCATCTTCAGCCAGTCCAGACACATCCCatatcccactctctcccactccaagCCACCCCCACTCAACCCCGCCCACATTTACACCCTCAACTCACCCACTCCCACTCCTGCAAACCCCCATACCAGTTCACCCGGCTTCCCTTTACCCCCCTACACCTCGTCCCCACCCCTGCACCCTCCATaccccacacaccctccctcccacccccactcctcaacATCCCTCAGCCCCTCCCACTCCTACACCCCGATATCACCCCCCCACTGCGAgacacaccctccctcccatcccccacccccacacacctgccctcacccacctccccaaTGCCCCACATACACCGCACttacactctcccctcccccactcctagacagccctcatcccctcccacacctacaccccacatctcactccccctcaccctcacgcctagacacccccacacacactgtccctcccacctccactccgagacacacccacaccctccctcccaaacccactcctagacaccccccacccacacgccctcacccacaccccctcacccacaaactccctcaccccccccctcacccacaacccacaccccctcacccacaccctcacccacaacccactcccaccccccctcacccacaccccctcacccacaccccctcacccacatcccctcacccacaacctccacccacaccccctcgcccacacccctcaccctcccccctcacccacaccatcaccctaaccccccacccacaccccctcaccaacAGCCCCCTCATCCAGACCCTaaactcaccccctcacccctcacccacacacccccctcacccacagacttcacccacccccctcacccaccccctcacccacccacaccatcacccacctacacctcacccacctacccctcactcacacaccccctcgcccacaccccccctcactcacccatcaCTCAGTCCCTGCCACAGACCAAGTTAGGGTGGGGAGTGTATGGGGACccctggagtggggagggggggttggagtatggggggatcggtgggagtgtgtgagtgggtgggggctcagtgtggggagggggggttggagtatggggggataggagtgggagaggttgagtgggcagaggctcagtgtggggagagggtggctgAGGAGATGTATGTGGGTGTCTGAGACTTGGGGTGTGTGGGACGGTGGGATATGGGGGTGTTTCGGACTGGGGGTGGGTTATGTTGGGTGTAGACGTGGGAGGGTATGAGTGGGGGGTGTCtcggtgtggggagtggatgagggctCAGTGGGTTATGGGGGTGTCTCGGAATATGGAAagggtgcgggtttgtaagtgtggtgtgtgtggtgtgtttgtgcgtgcacgtgtgtgtgtgtggtgggtgtgcgtgcgtgcacgtgtgtgtgtgcacgtgtgtgtgtgtgtgtgtgcgtgtgtgtgagcgggTGTGAACTCACCGCCCTGTCCTTTGAGCCCAGGCGCTGTGGGCTGGGGCTGCGGCTGGGATGGGATAAACTGCGGGAGCCGTCGTTCCTTTCCCGCTGGAACCCCTGGGCTCGGGATCTGCCGTCCATCATCCTGACAGAACACCCCGGGGTAGAGAGCGGGCACCTGTCACCCCCCTGCACGGtgagtggggagactgggggggggggggggggcgagacacTGGTTGGGGGGTAGGGGAAACTGTGGTGGGAGGCACTGGTGGGGAaactgtgggggtgaggggagaccgtggggggggagagactgtgggggtgaggggagactgTGGGGGtgacactggggggggggagactgggggtgagagatggggagagactggggggagactagggaggagactgtggggggggactggggtggggagactgagggggggaCATCTACTTGTGTCTCTCTCtacatgtgcctgtgtgtgtgtgtgtgtatgtctgtgtgagtgtctgtAGTCTCGCATCTCCCAGcacatgggtgtgtgtgtgtgtgtacatgccccACTCCACTGTCTCCcgccctgtgtctgtgtgtgtgtgtacatgctcCTCTACAGTTtctctccccgtgtgtgtgtgtgtgtgtatgtgagtgtgtgtgcctaTGTGTGTACGAGCCCCTCTCCAGTCACcccgtgtgcgtttgtgtgtgcgtgtacatgtgtgtgtacatgtgtgtgcatgcatttgtGTGTAGGTGTGTACTTTTGTGCGTGCATGTACATCCCCCTCACCAGTCTctcttcctgtgtgtgtgtgtgtgtgtccgtgctgttgtctcactccccctctcccctgtatctctccccatgctgctgtctcactccccctctcccctgtatctctccccgtgctgctgtctcactccccctctctcctgtatctctccccatgctgttgtctcactccccctctcccctgtatgtCTCCCCGTGCTGctatctcactccccctctcccctgtatctctccccctctcccctgtctcactccccctctcccctgtatctctctccgtgctgctgtctcactccccctctctcctgcccacaGTTGGGGTCTTTCCGCACGGAGCTGACCCGGGGGGTGGGGATGGCCCACCGGGAGCAGCCCCTCGCTGGCCGAGCCAACGGGCCGCTGCTGCTGGAGAAACCCATCCAGATGGAGACGGTCCTGGGCCTGGTGTCTGCCCTCAGCAACTGGGCGCAGCTGGGCTACGCCAAACCTCGCCGCCTGCTCTCCTTCTAGTGGAGCCGTGAGCTGGCAGCGTGAGAGCCAGCAGCCCGCggccaacacccacacacactgatccAAGCCTCACCATCCCAGCGGCCGCAATGGCAGAGGGGTGGCGGCAGAGAcacggagaggggggggtgggggggggagggaggaagagcgtGTGTCGGGATCAGCAGACCACtgatagaaacaaaataaatacatCAAAGCCTGAAATTTCCAGC of Rhinoraja longicauda isolate Sanriku21f chromosome 44, sRhiLon1.1, whole genome shotgun sequence contains these proteins:
- the LOC144612375 gene encoding tumor protein p63-regulated gene 1-like protein, which encodes MGDQLEPSVPSPQLEPDATFTPGSVEHLTPDPGVEQCVTSAPGLGVTPITPADLSRLYPPLPRGEFSPSVLPPSSGQSHRDEFFALRPGVLQTAISETERTLGDEDGKVQGAWLLTEVDHWNRESEKLVLLTPRVLLVSHYDFVGLSCHLLLRIPLHYIDSITVGPFHFPSTSLSRRCGLGLRLGWDKLREPSFLSRWNPWARDLPSIILTEHPGVESGHLSPPCTLGSFRTELTRGVGMAHREQPLAGRANGPLLLEKPIQMETVLGLVSALSNWAQLGYAKPRRLLSF